The Periplaneta americana isolate PAMFEO1 chromosome 9, P.americana_PAMFEO1_priV1, whole genome shotgun sequence genome contains a region encoding:
- the Dbp80 gene encoding DEAD-box helicase Dbp80: protein MAANVDWASSAEEQEKLIKKVDNISITKNDPVPNGSPKPEIGAGDSSEDKDEAPISPAERSLLQKIIRKGLVENKNDIEVQRKDPTSPLFSVKSFEALHLQPQLLKGVYAMGFNAPSKIQETALPTLLADPPQNMIAQSQSGTGKTAAFVLAMLSRVDPKKEYPQVLCLSPTYELAIQTGEVAAKMAQFCPEIKIRFAVRGEEIPRGTKLKEHIIIGTPGKVVDWGVKYRFFDLGKIFVFVLDEADVMIATQGHQDQSFRIHKLLPRHCQMMFFSATYEQDVMEFAEGIVSNPVIIRLKREEESLHNIKQYYVMCRNIEDKYTAISNIYGVVTIGQAMIFCHTRKTASWLAEKMSRDGHAVALLSGDLTVEQRIAVLDRFRDGKEKVLITTNVLARGIDVEQVTIVVNFDLPIDMQRKADCETYLHRIGRTGRFGKAGLAINLVDGPETLAVLKQIEDHFGKKIHQLDAEDVDEIEKLGKE, encoded by the exons ATGGCTGCTAATGTAGATTGGGCAAGCTCTGCTGAAGAGCAAGAAAAATTGATCAAAAAG GTGGACAACATCAGTATCACGAAGAATGATCCAGTCCCTAATGGAAGTCCCAAGCCTGAGATAGGAGCCGGAGATTCTTCAGAAGATAAAGATGAAGCTCCTATATCTCCAGCAGAAAGAtcactattacaaaaaattatcCGGAAAGGGCTAGtagaaaacaaaaatgatattgaAGTTCAACGTAAAGATCCTACTTCACCTCTGTTTTCTGTAAAGTCATTTGAAGCTTTGCATTT ACAACCTCAACTTTTGAAGGGTGTTTATGCTATGGGTTTCAATGCGCCTTCCAAGATACAAGAAACAGCACTTCCAACTCTCCTAGCGGATCC GCCACAAAATATGATTGCACAATCTCAGTCAGGAACAGGAAAAACTGCAGCGTTTGTATTGGCTATGCTGAGTAGAGTTGACCCCAAGAAAGAATATCCTCAG GTGCTGTGTTTATCCCCAACATATGAACTAGCTATTCAGACAGGTGAAGTAGCTGCGAAGATGGCACAGTTTTGTCCTGAGATCAAAATAAGATTTGCAGTGCGTGGAGAGGAAA TTCCCCGGGGCACGAAACTGAAAGAACACATAATCATAGGTACCCCAGGCAAAGTTGTAGACTGGGGAGTGAAGTACCGGTTTTTTGATCTGGGGAAGATCTTTGTATTTGTTCTGGATGAAGCTGATGTTATGATTGCTACACAAGGACATCAAGACCAGAGCTTCCGTATTCACAA GTTGCTGCCACGGCACTGCCAGATGATGTTCTTCTCTGCAACATATGAGCAGGATGTAATGGAATTCGCAGAAGGCATTGTGTCAAACCCTGTGATAATTAGACTGAAACGTGAGGAGGAGAGTTTACACAACATTAAGCAGTACTATGTAATGTGTCGTAACATAGAAGATAAATACACTGCTATCTCCAACATATATGGAGTGGTTACCATCGGTCAGGCCATGATATTCTGTCAT ACTCGCAAAACAGCATCATGGTTAGCAGAGAAGATGTCACGTGACGGTCATGCAGTGGCACTGTTGTCAGGAGATCTAACAGTGGAACAGCGAATAGCTGTGTTAGACCGATTTCGTGATGGCAAAGAAAAAGTCCTCATCACAACAAATGTTCTAGCAAGAG gaattGATGTTGAGCAAGTGACGATAGTTGTGAACTTTGACCTTCCAATAGATATGCAAAGAAAGGCTGACTGTGAAACATATCTACACAGAATTGGAAGAACTGGAAGATTCGGAAAGGCTGGTCTTGCTATTAATCTTGTTGATGGCCCAGAAACTCTTGCAGTTTTAAAACAGATAGAGGACCACTTTG